The Paenibacillus sp. FSL H7-0357 nucleotide sequence GAAAAAGTAATCAGCGATCCGGGTTACCGCTATGAGCTGTCCCGTTCGGCTTGGGATAAAGCAAAAAGCCTGTATTCGCTGACCCGGGTGGCCAATGAGCTCAAAAAAACCTATCTGCAATATCAGCCGGGAACGAAAGGGTGAGCAGATGATTCCTTTTCGTTTCCTGCATGCCGCGGATCTGCACCTAGACAGCCGTTTTGCCGGATTGGCGCAGCTTCCGCAGGCTATACGCTCCTATTTACGGGAGTCCACCTTCGCCGCCCTCGGGCGGCTTGTTAACGTAGCCGTTCATGAAGAAGTTGATTTTGTGGTCATCAGCGGGGATGTGTACGATGTCTCCGATGCTTCGCTGCAGGGACAGCTGCGGTTTCAGGAAGCGCTGCAGGAATTGGGAAGGCATGGCATCCAGGTCTTTCTGATTCATGGCAACCATGATCCGCTCGACGGGCCGCGTCTGGCAACAGAACCGCCGGAGCATGTTACTGTATTCAGTTCCGGAGAGCCGGGACAGGCCATCGCCCGCCGCCGGAGTGACGGGAAGGAGGCTGCTGTGGTCAGCGGAATTTCCTATCCAACAGCAAAGGTAACGGAGAATACTGCCTTGAAATTTAGCCGCAGGCCCGGAAGCAGCCTGTTTCATATTGCGCTGCTGCATGGCAACGTGGATGGGGATCTTCAGCACGAAACCTATTCCCCTTGCACCCGCAAGGATTTGATCAGCCGGGGATTTGACTATTGGGCGCTGGGACATATACATAAACGCAGTATTCTGCATGAGCGCCCGTCTATTGTGTATCCGGGCAATATCCAGGGCCGCAGCATTAAAGAGACCGGACCCAAAGGTTGTTATGTGGTGGATGTGGATGAAGCAGGAGCTGCATCGCTCCAGTTTCATGAACTGGATTCCATCCGCTGGCAGGTGCGGGAGATTTCCATTGAAGGATTGGCGGATGAGGTGAAATGGATTGAAGCTGTCGAGCAGGCAGTTGAGGAAATCAGGAATGAGCTTCCGCAAATGATGTCGGTTGTGCGGTTTCGGCTTACGGGTAGGGGAGGCGTGCACAGGATACTGGCAGAAAAGGGTGCAGCGGATGATTTGCTCTCTGAGCTGCAGCGGCGTGAGGCGAACCGTGCGGAGCGGAAAGAATATGCCGGTCTCGTGTGGACAGAGGGTTTCTCGGTGGAAACGGGCCTAGCGATAGACCGGGAACGGCTGCTGCAGGAGGACAGCTTCCTGGGTGAAATGCTGCGGCTGTCGGGGCGCAGCGGGGAGACGACAGAAGGACTGGATGAACTAATCGGAAGTGCATTGAAGCCGCTCATGGAGAACCAGGAGCTCCGCAGACTGCTGTCCTCGGCAGATGAAGAGGAGAAACGGGGCTGGCTGAAAAGCGCGTCAGAGCTGGGGATTACACTGCTTAGCGGGGTGGAAGAGACCGCTGAGGGGGAGAAAGCAGACATCAGACTGCCAGGTGCAACGGGTACAGCCAGCGAAGGGACCGGGCAGGAGCGGGGGAGTACAGGATGAAGATACAGCATGTGCAGATCGGAGGCTTCGGGCGTCTGCATAACCGGGAACTGGAGCTGCAGGAGGGCGTAACTGTTCTGTTTGGACGTAATGAGGCTGGTAAAAGTACTACGATGCAGTTCATCCGGGCGATGCTTTTTGGGATCCCGACCAGGGTGAATCTGGCGGAAAGATATGAGCCCGCACAGGGTGGTCTGCATGGCGGCATGCTGACGGCGAATGACGAGCAGGGAGGTCTATGGAGAATCCGCCGTTATGCCGCAGGTGGAGAGACGGCGGGACGCAGCGAAAAGCTGAACATTACCGTCAGCTATCCGGATGGACGGTCCGAGGAAGTGGGGCAGGCGGAAATGGAGCGCCGTCTGCTCGGCGGCATTTCCAGAAGCATGTTCCGGCAGCTGTTTGCCGTGTCGCTGGACGAGCTTCAGGAGCTTGGGGCACTGCAGTCCGAGGAGATGAGCAGCTATCTGTTCCATGCCGGGATGGGCGGTGGCGGCGAAATTATGCGGGCCGAACGGCGGTTGATCCAGGAAGCCGAGAAGCTGTATAAGCCGCGCGGCAAAGTGCAGGATGCGGCCAAAATCCTGCAAAGCATCGACAAGCTGGAACGTGAAATGGCTGAGAGCCGTTCTTATCTTCCCCGGTATAATGAGAATACTGCTGCTTTGGAAAATGCACAGCTGGAGCTGGCGAGGCTGGAAAAGTTGCGGACTTCCACCGGGGAGATGCTGGTCAAACTTCGGAAGGTGCAGGACATCCGCGAGTTGTGGCTGAAGTGGCGGGAAGCGGGGCTGGAGCTGGCAGAGCTGCCGGTGATTGAGGTCTTTCCGGAGAACGGTGCAGTTCGCTGGCAGTCCCTTGAAGGGGAGATCCGCAGCAGCGAAGCAGCGGTATTCCGCATGGAGCGTGTGGAGCAGGAACTTATCGCTGAGCTTGCCCAGCATCCGCCGGATCTGTTGCTGATTGCTCAAGGACCGGCACTTGAGCGTCTGGACCGCCGGCGTTCCAGTTATGAGGACCGGAGGGCGGAACGGCAGCGTCTCACGGGCGAGCTTGCTGCGCTGCATGAGCATCTGGAGCGCATCCTGCGCGGGATTGGCGCAGGCTGGA carries:
- a CDS encoding metallophosphoesterase family protein, which codes for MSSKKPICNISRERKGEQMIPFRFLHAADLHLDSRFAGLAQLPQAIRSYLRESTFAALGRLVNVAVHEEVDFVVISGDVYDVSDASLQGQLRFQEALQELGRHGIQVFLIHGNHDPLDGPRLATEPPEHVTVFSSGEPGQAIARRRSDGKEAAVVSGISYPTAKVTENTALKFSRRPGSSLFHIALLHGNVDGDLQHETYSPCTRKDLISRGFDYWALGHIHKRSILHERPSIVYPGNIQGRSIKETGPKGCYVVDVDEAGAASLQFHELDSIRWQVREISIEGLADEVKWIEAVEQAVEEIRNELPQMMSVVRFRLTGRGGVHRILAEKGAADDLLSELQRREANRAERKEYAGLVWTEGFSVETGLAIDRERLLQEDSFLGEMLRLSGRSGETTEGLDELIGSALKPLMENQELRRLLSSADEEEKRGWLKSASELGITLLSGVEETAEGEKADIRLPGATGTASEGTGQERGSTG